The Celeribacter marinus genome window below encodes:
- a CDS encoding dihydrofolate reductase: MISLIVARDRNGAIGKGNDIPWHAPEDLKFFMRETMGGAVIMGRNTWDSLPAAVRPLKNRLNIVVSSKGVDHEHVFATLDAAIAFAKSQGRARIYGMGGAGIYAAMMPMADRLLITEVDLEVDDADTWFAQIDEAEWREVARITLGGAGPRCEVVERLRVS, from the coding sequence ATGATTTCGCTCATCGTCGCGCGCGACCGCAACGGCGCTATTGGCAAGGGCAACGATATCCCGTGGCATGCGCCCGAAGATCTCAAGTTTTTCATGCGCGAAACCATGGGCGGGGCCGTCATCATGGGGCGCAATACATGGGACAGCTTGCCCGCCGCCGTCAGGCCATTGAAAAACCGTCTCAATATTGTGGTGTCGTCCAAGGGTGTTGATCACGAGCATGTCTTTGCCACGCTTGACGCCGCGATTGCCTTTGCCAAATCCCAAGGCCGGGCACGCATTTACGGCATGGGCGGGGCGGGTATTTACGCGGCGATGATGCCGATGGCCGACCGTTTGCTGATCACAGAGGTGGATTTGGAGGTCGACGACGCCGATACATGGTTTGCGCAGATTGACGAGGCCGAATGGCGCGAGGTCGCACGGATCACGCTTGGTGGCGCGGGGCCGCGCTGTGAGGTCGTGGAGCGGCTACGCGTTTCTTGA
- a CDS encoding thymidylate synthase: protein MKQYHDQLRTILDHGVETTDRTGTGTISHFGMQARYPLSDGFPLVTTKKLHLRSIIHELLWFISGDTNIAYLKENGVRIWDEWADDNGDLGPVYGQQWRKWPGGERGTIDQIEGLIEAIKATPDSRRLIVSAWNPADVPHMALPPCHTLWQVKILGNKMHLQLYQRSADMFLGVPFNIASYALLLQMLAQVTGYEAGDFVHSIGDAHIYSNHLDQVNLQLSRTPKALPQVRLNPDVKSLFDFTFDDIEILDYDPDGAIKAPVAV, encoded by the coding sequence ATGAAGCAGTATCACGATCAACTTCGCACCATTCTCGACCACGGCGTCGAAACCACGGACCGCACGGGAACGGGGACGATTTCGCATTTCGGGATGCAGGCGCGCTATCCACTGTCGGACGGTTTCCCGCTTGTCACCACCAAAAAACTGCACCTGCGCTCGATTATTCATGAGCTGTTGTGGTTCATCTCGGGCGATACAAATATTGCGTACCTCAAGGAAAACGGGGTGCGGATTTGGGACGAATGGGCCGACGATAACGGTGATCTTGGCCCCGTATATGGTCAGCAGTGGCGCAAATGGCCGGGCGGCGAGCGCGGCACTATTGACCAAATCGAAGGGCTGATTGAGGCGATCAAAGCCACGCCAGATAGCCGCCGCCTGATCGTTTCCGCATGGAACCCCGCCGATGTGCCGCACATGGCGCTCCCGCCGTGTCATACGCTTTGGCAGGTCAAAATATTGGGCAATAAGATGCACTTGCAACTGTATCAACGCTCGGCAGATATGTTTTTGGGCGTGCCGTTCAACATCGCGTCCTACGCGCTATTGCTCCAAATGCTCGCACAGGTGACGGGCTATGAGGCGGGTGATTTCGTGCATTCGATTGGCGATGCGCATATCTATTCCAACCATCTTGATCAGGTGAATTTGCAACTGTCGCGCACGCCCAAAGCACTGCCACAGGTGCGTCTGAACCCAGATGTTAAAAGCCTGTTCGATTTCACGTTCGACGATATCGAAATTCTGGATTACGACCCTGACGGTGCAATCAAAGCGCCGGTCGCTGTGTGA
- a CDS encoding VOC family protein, whose product MPMRYLHTMVRVKDLEKSMAFYALLGLKETKRHDSEQGRFSLIFMAPDGQEDCPVELTYNWDGDDGLPSDGRHFGHLAYEVDDIYALCQTLMDNGVTVNRPPRCGHMAFVRSPDNISIELLQKGENLPPQEPWLSMENTGHW is encoded by the coding sequence ATGCCCATGCGCTATTTACACACAATGGTTCGCGTCAAGGACTTGGAAAAATCGATGGCTTTCTACGCGCTTTTGGGTCTGAAAGAGACCAAGCGTCATGATAGCGAGCAAGGGCGGTTTTCCCTTATTTTCATGGCCCCAGACGGCCAAGAGGATTGTCCGGTCGAGTTGACATACAATTGGGATGGCGATGACGGATTGCCCTCTGACGGCCGCCACTTTGGTCACCTCGCCTACGAAGTCGATGACATTTACGCGCTGTGTCAAACCCTTATGGACAATGGCGTGACGGTTAATCGCCCGCCACGTTGTGGTCACATGGCCTTTGTGCGCTCACCTGACAATATCTCCATTGAGCTGTTGCAAAAGGGCGAAAACCTCCCCCCACAGGAGCCTTGGTTGTCGATGGAAAACACAGGCCACTGGTAA
- a CDS encoding MarR family winged helix-turn-helix transcriptional regulator: MSVHPMIENPTNTTFMSQYLEALSLVERLHRLLLDVIKDEFERVGVLEINAVQALLLFNVGENEVTAGELKSRGYYQGSNVSYNLKKLVDMGYMHHQRCEIDRRSVRVKLTEKGRYVRNTVAELFARHAEGLQGRGVITSEGVEDINTALRRMERYWTDQIRYIY; the protein is encoded by the coding sequence ATGAGCGTCCATCCTATGATAGAAAATCCTACGAATACGACATTTATGTCCCAATACCTTGAGGCGCTGTCTCTTGTTGAACGATTGCATCGACTGCTTCTTGATGTGATCAAAGACGAGTTTGAACGTGTTGGGGTGTTGGAAATAAATGCGGTGCAAGCCCTGCTTTTGTTCAACGTTGGCGAGAACGAAGTGACCGCAGGCGAATTGAAATCACGCGGCTATTATCAGGGCTCTAACGTGTCCTATAATCTCAAAAAGCTTGTGGACATGGGATACATGCACCATCAGCGTTGCGAGATTGATCGCCGCTCCGTGCGGGTCAAGCTCACGGAAAAAGGGCGTTACGTGCGCAATACGGTGGCCGAACTGTTTGCACGTCATGCTGAGGGACTTCAGGGGCGCGGTGTCATCACCTCTGAGGGGGTCGAAGATATCAACACCGCGCTACGCCGTATGGAGCGGTATTGGACGGATCAAATCCGCTATATCTACTGA
- a CDS encoding succinate dehydrogenase assembly factor 2 codes for MTETHEHRLKRIKIRAWRRGIKEMDLLIGGYADAHLAAMTVEELDAFEHMMDENDQDLLSWVTHQEPTPAHFKVMLDKVVAFADPKLWLK; via the coding sequence ATGACCGAAACACACGAGCACCGCCTCAAACGGATCAAAATCCGCGCATGGCGCCGTGGCATCAAAGAGATGGATTTGTTGATTGGCGGCTATGCCGATGCGCATTTGGCCGCAATGACCGTCGAAGAGTTGGACGCATTCGAGCACATGATGGATGAGAACGACCAAGATTTACTGTCGTGGGTGACGCATCAGGAACCAACGCCGGCCCATTTTAAGGTAATGTTGGATAAAGTGGTAGCGTTTGCAGACCCTAAATTGTGGTTAAAGTAA
- a CDS encoding pyridoxal phosphate-dependent aminotransferase — protein sequence MPFLSDTLARVKPSPTIAVTTKAQELKAAGRDIIALGAGEPDFDTPDHIKAAGIRAIEEGKTRYTAVDGIPELKQAICAKFKRDNGLDYAPDQVSVSSGGKQVLFNALMATLNEGDEVVIPAPYWVSYPDMVLLAGGVPVCVEAKLDTNFKLTPAQLEAAITPKTKWLIFNSPSNPTGAGYSRAELTALTDVLMRHPHVWVMTDDMYEHLAFDGFEFCTPAEVEPRLYARTLTVNGVSKAYAMTGWRIGYAAGPKELITAMRKIQSQSTSNPCSISQYAAVEALNGSHDFIARNNEVFVRRRNLVVEMLNAIDGVTCPVPEGAFYVYPDISGCIGKTAKGGTKIETDEDFCTALLEEHGVAVVFGAAFGLSPNFRISYATSDAALKEACTRIQAFCAALT from the coding sequence ATGCCCTTTCTGTCTGATACCCTTGCCCGCGTAAAGCCCTCGCCCACCATTGCTGTGACGACAAAGGCCCAAGAGCTAAAAGCCGCAGGGCGTGACATCATTGCGCTCGGCGCAGGAGAGCCAGACTTCGACACGCCCGACCACATCAAAGCGGCGGGTATTCGCGCCATTGAAGAGGGCAAAACCCGATACACCGCCGTGGATGGTATTCCCGAGTTGAAACAAGCCATCTGTGCCAAGTTCAAACGCGACAACGGGTTAGACTATGCACCTGATCAGGTCAGCGTCTCGTCGGGTGGCAAACAAGTGCTGTTCAACGCCTTGATGGCCACTCTCAACGAGGGCGACGAGGTGGTGATCCCTGCGCCATATTGGGTGTCCTATCCCGATATGGTGTTGCTGGCGGGGGGCGTCCCTGTCTGTGTCGAGGCCAAGTTGGACACCAATTTCAAACTAACGCCGGCGCAATTGGAGGCGGCCATTACGCCCAAAACCAAATGGCTGATCTTTAACTCACCGTCCAACCCCACGGGGGCCGGCTATTCGCGCGCCGAACTCACGGCACTCACCGACGTCTTGATGCGTCACCCCCATGTCTGGGTGATGACCGATGATATGTATGAACACCTCGCCTTTGACGGGTTTGAGTTTTGCACCCCTGCCGAGGTTGAGCCACGCCTGTATGCGCGCACTCTGACGGTAAACGGCGTCTCAAAGGCCTACGCCATGACCGGATGGCGGATCGGCTATGCCGCAGGGCCAAAAGAGTTGATTACGGCGATGCGCAAAATTCAATCGCAATCCACCTCGAACCCCTGTTCGATTTCACAATACGCCGCGGTTGAGGCGCTCAACGGGTCACATGACTTCATCGCGCGCAACAATGAGGTGTTCGTGCGGCGGCGCAATTTGGTGGTGGAGATGCTCAACGCAATCGACGGGGTCACCTGTCCCGTGCCCGAGGGCGCATTCTATGTCTATCCCGATATCTCGGGGTGCATCGGCAAGACCGCCAAGGGCGGGACAAAAATCGAAACGGACGAGGACTTTTGCACTGCGCTGCTCGAAGAGCACGGCGTGGCAGTTGTCTTTGGCGCGGCCTTTGGCCTATCGCCCAACTTTCGCATTTCCTATGCCACCTCGGATGCGGCCCTCAAAGAGGCCTGTACCCGCATTCAGGCGTTCTGCGCCGCACTGACTTAA
- a CDS encoding MATE family efflux transporter produces the protein MQDQKTYSTHARAVIALALPLAGSQLAQFALHMTDVIMMGWFGLNELAALVLASGYWFITFILLAGFAFAVMPLVANAAGAGDTTVVRRSTRMAMWLSVLAAVAIYPLFGFSERVLIALGQEPEIAALAQPYLIVAGIEMLPALIAMVLRSYFSALERTRVVLLFTVIAVVANAGLNWVLIFGNLGFPAMGVIGSAVASLILSTLTVVALVIYAIKATPENELFRNLTKPDWDMFRTVAKMGVPIGLTSLAEVGLFNAAALMMGWISTVALAAHGVALQLSALAFMIQIGLSQAGTIRAGNAYGRRDEAGLRRGALVVTVLSLVTAALTLTVFLSASHILIGLFIAPTEPQRDLVLAAGAGFMVFAALFQFSDGGQVTALSLLRGVQDTTVPMWLASFSYWGVGLPVAYVCGFVLDMGGNGIWVGLLTGLSCAWVLMAWRFWMNKSRIGGVSA, from the coding sequence ATGCAAGATCAAAAAACATATTCCACCCACGCCCGTGCGGTGATTGCGCTGGCATTGCCCTTGGCGGGTAGTCAGTTGGCGCAATTCGCCCTTCATATGACAGATGTCATCATGATGGGGTGGTTTGGCCTCAATGAATTGGCCGCATTGGTCCTCGCGTCAGGCTACTGGTTCATCACCTTTATTTTGCTTGCGGGCTTTGCCTTTGCCGTCATGCCGCTTGTAGCAAACGCGGCGGGGGCAGGGGACACCACGGTTGTGCGCCGCTCGACACGCATGGCGATGTGGCTCTCTGTTTTGGCAGCCGTGGCGATCTATCCTTTGTTCGGGTTTTCTGAGCGGGTTTTGATCGCGCTGGGACAAGAACCTGAAATTGCAGCCCTCGCGCAACCCTATTTGATTGTTGCGGGCATCGAGATGCTTCCTGCGCTCATTGCGATGGTGTTGCGGTCCTATTTCTCGGCGCTTGAGCGCACGCGTGTTGTGTTGCTGTTCACGGTCATCGCGGTGGTGGCAAACGCGGGCCTCAACTGGGTGTTGATCTTTGGCAATCTCGGATTTCCGGCCATGGGCGTGATCGGCTCTGCCGTAGCTTCGCTTATTTTGTCCACCCTGACGGTTGTGGCGCTTGTGATCTACGCGATCAAAGCGACCCCCGAGAACGAGTTGTTTCGCAACCTGACCAAACCCGATTGGGACATGTTTCGCACTGTGGCCAAGATGGGTGTACCGATTGGCCTGACGTCATTGGCCGAGGTGGGATTGTTTAACGCGGCCGCCCTCATGATGGGTTGGATTAGTACGGTGGCCCTTGCGGCGCACGGTGTGGCGCTGCAACTCTCGGCTCTCGCCTTTATGATCCAAATCGGTCTGTCTCAGGCTGGAACGATCCGTGCGGGCAATGCCTACGGGCGGCGTGATGAGGCGGGATTGCGGCGCGGCGCGCTTGTCGTCACGGTGCTCTCGCTCGTCACAGCTGCGTTGACGCTCACGGTGTTCCTCTCGGCCTCGCACATCCTGATCGGCCTGTTCATTGCACCGACCGAGCCTCAGCGTGATCTGGTCTTGGCGGCTGGTGCGGGCTTTATGGTGTTTGCGGCGCTGTTCCAGTTTTCGGATGGCGGGCAGGTTACGGCCCTGTCGCTTTTGCGCGGTGTGCAGGACACGACCGTGCCCATGTGGCTTGCGTCCTTCTCGTATTGGGGGGTGGGGTTGCCCGTGGCCTATGTCTGCGGCTTTGTGCTTGATATGGGCGGCAACGGCATTTGGGTTGGCCTACTCACCGGATTGAGCTGTGCATGGGTGCTAATGGCGTGGCGCTTTTGGATGAACAAGTCGCGCATTGGTGGGGTATCTGCCTAA
- a CDS encoding NAD-dependent epimerase/dehydratase family protein: MRILFTGGSGKAGRHVVPYLLSKGHRVVNADLVPLEYDGVDNLTVDVTDSGQMFNALTSYANFDELEPGTGVPKFDAVVHFAAVPRILLKPDNETYRVNTMSTYNVLEAAVKLGIKKVIFASSETTYGVCFADGERKPEYVPVDEEHPVIPEDSYAMSKVVNEVTARSFQRRSGIDIYGIRINNVIEPHEYAQNFPSYFADPDLRRRNIFAYIDARDLGQMVDLMLHTDGLGFEIFNASNDNHSVNLSTKEIIARYYQGVEVKGDMGHEETVYSNAKAKKLLGFAPVHNWRDVLEG; this comes from the coding sequence ATGCGGATTTTGTTTACGGGCGGATCAGGCAAAGCGGGGCGTCATGTGGTGCCGTATCTTTTGAGCAAAGGGCACCGCGTTGTGAATGCGGATCTTGTCCCGCTTGAGTATGATGGGGTCGACAATCTGACGGTCGATGTCACGGACAGTGGCCAGATGTTCAACGCGCTCACATCCTATGCCAACTTTGACGAACTTGAGCCGGGCACCGGCGTGCCAAAATTTGATGCCGTGGTGCATTTTGCCGCCGTGCCACGTATTTTGCTCAAACCCGATAACGAGACCTACCGTGTCAACACGATGAGCACCTATAACGTGCTTGAGGCGGCGGTGAAGCTTGGGATCAAGAAGGTGATTTTTGCCTCGTCAGAGACAACGTATGGCGTGTGTTTTGCAGACGGCGAACGCAAGCCCGAGTATGTCCCCGTCGACGAGGAACACCCCGTGATCCCCGAAGACAGCTACGCCATGTCCAAGGTCGTCAATGAGGTCACAGCGCGCAGTTTTCAACGCCGCAGCGGTATCGACATCTACGGCATTCGGATCAACAACGTGATCGAACCGCATGAGTATGCGCAAAACTTCCCAAGCTATTTTGCCGATCCAGACCTGCGCCGCCGCAATATCTTTGCTTATATCGATGCGCGTGATCTGGGGCAGATGGTGGATCTGATGTTGCACACGGACGGATTGGGGTTCGAGATTTTCAACGCGTCCAACGACAATCATTCGGTCAATCTATCAACCAAAGAGATCATCGCGCGATATTATCAGGGCGTCGAGGTCAAGGGCGACATGGGGCACGAGGAAACGGTTTATTCCAACGCTAAAGCTAAGAAATTGTTGGGCTTTGCGCCGGTACACAACTGGCGCGATGTGCTTGAGGGATAG
- a CDS encoding lipocalin family protein produces MRGLIAVIGLVVLSGCLGRTQMPDATGPRDADVPMSSMAAFDPLEFAGRWNEVMTYLPAGASCVVGGMTFTPQRGGDMTLTEGPCADGTPRRGLAKRVGPGRFEFMGETLWVLWIDQEVQTAVIATPTGRAHILSRSLSIPADKRQAAKEILTWNGFDVSTLAPARRN; encoded by the coding sequence ATGCGTGGATTGATCGCCGTGATTGGCCTTGTGGTGTTGAGCGGATGTCTGGGGCGCACGCAGATGCCAGACGCCACGGGGCCGCGTGATGCGGACGTGCCGATGTCGTCTATGGCGGCGTTTGATCCGCTTGAGTTCGCGGGACGCTGGAACGAAGTGATGACCTATTTGCCCGCAGGGGCGTCTTGTGTCGTCGGAGGGATGACCTTTACGCCGCAACGCGGGGGCGACATGACCTTGACCGAGGGGCCATGTGCGGACGGAACCCCACGGCGGGGTTTGGCCAAACGCGTAGGGCCGGGACGGTTTGAATTTATGGGTGAGACGCTTTGGGTGCTTTGGATCGACCAAGAGGTGCAAACGGCGGTGATCGCTACGCCGACAGGGCGCGCACATATCCTCTCGCGGTCATTGAGTATTCCCGCCGACAAACGTCAGGCGGCCAAAGAGATTTTAACGTGGAACGGGTTTGACGTGTCAACCTTGGCGCCGGCACGGCGCAACTAA
- a CDS encoding aldo/keto reductase, whose amino-acid sequence MKMRKIGKSDLNVSEICLGTMTWGSQDSLENAHAQIAHAKEQGINFMDTAEMYPVNPVRAETVGDTEEIIGKYFAATGDRADWVLATKIAGPSGFISQEGITPATLEARLDLSLKRLQSEYVDLYQLHWPNRGSYHFRQHWTFDPSAQPAKEEILDNMRAVSEKMAELQKAGKVREFGTSNESVWGMTQWQRVAEETGGPRMQSIQNEYSLMCRLYDTDMAEFAVHEGVTLLAYSVLACGMLSGKYHGGTTIDPDSRLAVGGGLGGRVTPQAWPAVEAYMEIAKNHGLDPVAMSIAWSLTRPFDVMPIIGGRSVEQLQHSIDGGTLVLSKEVLAEIDAAHRAHGKPF is encoded by the coding sequence ATGAAAATGCGCAAAATTGGCAAAAGTGATTTGAACGTCTCCGAGATTTGTCTCGGAACGATGACATGGGGGTCGCAAGACAGCCTTGAGAATGCTCACGCCCAGATCGCCCATGCCAAAGAACAGGGGATCAATTTCATGGATACTGCCGAGATGTATCCCGTGAACCCTGTGCGCGCCGAAACTGTAGGCGACACCGAGGAGATTATCGGCAAGTATTTCGCGGCCACCGGCGATCGTGCCGATTGGGTTCTGGCCACCAAAATTGCGGGGCCATCGGGGTTTATTTCTCAGGAGGGCATCACGCCTGCAACGCTTGAGGCGCGGCTCGATCTGTCGCTCAAGCGTTTGCAGAGCGAGTATGTCGATCTGTATCAACTCCACTGGCCCAACCGTGGCTCGTATCATTTCCGTCAGCATTGGACATTTGACCCAAGTGCGCAGCCCGCCAAAGAGGAGATCCTCGACAACATGCGTGCGGTGAGTGAGAAAATGGCCGAACTGCAAAAGGCGGGCAAAGTGCGCGAATTTGGAACGTCCAATGAATCTGTCTGGGGCATGACCCAGTGGCAGCGCGTGGCCGAAGAGACCGGTGGGCCGCGTATGCAGTCGATCCAGAATGAATACTCGTTGATGTGTCGCCTCTACGATACCGATATGGCGGAATTTGCGGTGCATGAGGGCGTGACCTTGCTGGCCTATTCTGTGCTTGCTTGCGGCATGCTGTCGGGCAAATACCACGGCGGCACAACCATTGATCCTGACTCGCGTTTGGCTGTCGGGGGCGGGCTTGGCGGTCGCGTGACACCACAAGCGTGGCCTGCCGTTGAGGCCTACATGGAGATTGCGAAAAATCACGGACTTGATCCTGTTGCCATGTCCATCGCGTGGTCGCTGACGCGGCCGTTTGATGTGATGCCGATTATTGGCGGCCGCTCGGTCGAGCAATTGCAGCATTCGATTGATGGCGGAACTTTGGTGTTGTCCAAAGAGGTTTTGGCCGAGATTGACGCGGCGCACCGCGCACACGGGAAACCGTTCTAA
- the metG gene encoding methionine--tRNA ligase gives MARTLITSALPYINGIKHLGNLIGSQLPADLYARYRRARGDEVLFLCATDEHGTPAEIAAQKAGKDVAEYCAEMHEVQAELAKGFRLSFDHFGRSSSDQNRVLTQHFAKRLFEQGLIEEVEETQVYSATDGRFLPDRYIEGTCPSCGFESARGDQCDNCTKQLDPTDLINPYSTISGATDLEERKTKHLYLRQSNMRDALNDWISSKADWPILTTSIAKKWLNDGDGLQDRGITRDLKWGVPVQKGDQPWTGMEGKVFYVWFDAPIEYIACGAEWAEKQGLSDADWERWWRTDKGADDVRYVQFMGKDNVPFHTLSFPVTMLGSGEPWKMVDYIKSFNYLNYDGGQFSTSRGRGVFMDQALSLLPSDYWRWWLLSHAPESSDSEFTWENFQVSVNKDLADVLGNFVSRVTKFCRSKFGEAVPEGGAYGARETDLMAAISEKIEVYQGHMDAIDVRKAAGELRAIWTLGNEYLQDASPWAVFKEDPETAAMQIRFALNLIPLYAGLSAPFIPDAAGKLATAMGTGDAVWPEDKATAFAQLPAGHTFAVPDNLFGKITDEQREDWQEKFAGIRS, from the coding sequence ATGGCACGCACGCTCATCACTTCCGCGCTTCCCTATATCAACGGGATCAAGCACCTCGGCAACCTCATCGGCTCGCAATTGCCCGCCGATCTTTACGCCCGCTACCGCCGTGCGCGGGGCGACGAGGTTTTGTTCCTTTGCGCGACCGACGAGCACGGCACCCCTGCCGAAATCGCAGCGCAAAAAGCCGGCAAAGATGTCGCTGAATACTGTGCCGAAATGCACGAGGTTCAGGCCGAATTGGCCAAGGGGTTCCGCCTGTCGTTCGATCACTTCGGGCGGTCCTCATCCGATCAAAACCGCGTGCTGACCCAACACTTTGCCAAGCGTCTGTTTGAGCAAGGGTTGATCGAAGAAGTTGAAGAAACCCAAGTGTATTCCGCCACTGACGGGCGTTTTTTGCCCGATCGCTACATTGAGGGCACCTGTCCCAGTTGCGGCTTTGAAAGTGCGCGGGGCGACCAATGTGACAACTGCACCAAGCAGCTTGATCCAACTGATTTGATCAACCCCTACTCGACCATTTCGGGGGCCACCGACCTTGAGGAACGCAAGACCAAACACCTGTATCTGCGCCAATCCAACATGCGTGATGCGCTCAACGACTGGATCAGCAGCAAGGCCGATTGGCCGATCCTGACCACCTCGATTGCAAAGAAATGGCTCAACGATGGGGACGGCCTACAAGACCGCGGCATCACCCGCGATCTCAAATGGGGGGTGCCCGTTCAAAAGGGCGATCAGCCATGGACAGGCATGGAAGGCAAGGTGTTCTACGTCTGGTTTGACGCCCCGATTGAATACATCGCATGTGGCGCGGAATGGGCGGAAAAACAAGGACTTAGCGATGCGGATTGGGAGCGCTGGTGGCGCACCGACAAGGGGGCAGATGATGTGCGCTATGTCCAGTTTATGGGCAAGGACAACGTACCGTTTCACACCCTGTCTTTCCCCGTCACCATGCTTGGGTCGGGCGAGCCGTGGAAGATGGTCGATTACATCAAATCGTTCAACTACCTGAACTATGATGGCGGTCAGTTTTCCACCTCGCGCGGGCGCGGTGTGTTCATGGATCAGGCTTTGTCTCTCCTGCCGTCCGACTACTGGCGGTGGTGGCTATTGAGCCACGCTCCCGAAAGTTCGGACAGCGAATTCACATGGGAAAACTTCCAAGTTTCCGTGAACAAAGACCTCGCAGACGTGCTTGGCAACTTCGTGTCTCGCGTGACCAAATTCTGTCGCTCCAAGTTTGGCGAAGCCGTGCCAGAGGGCGGCGCATACGGCGCGCGCGAAACCGATTTGATGGCTGCGATTTCAGAAAAAATCGAAGTATACCAAGGACATATGGACGCCATCGACGTGCGCAAAGCCGCCGGAGAGCTACGCGCCATCTGGACGCTCGGCAACGAGTATCTCCAAGATGCATCGCCATGGGCGGTGTTCAAAGAAGACCCTGAAACAGCCGCGATGCAAATCCGGTTCGCGCTCAACCTGATCCCGCTTTACGCGGGCCTCTCCGCGCCGTTTATCCCTGACGCGGCGGGCAAACTGGCCACCGCAATGGGGACGGGAGACGCGGTTTGGCCAGAGGATAAAGCGACCGCATTTGCACAGCTTCCCGCCGGACACACCTTTGCCGTGCCTGACAATCTGTTCGGCAAAATCACCGACGAGCAGCGCGAAGACTGGCAGGAAAAATTCGCCGGTATCCGCAGCTGA
- a CDS encoding lytic murein transglycosylase, whose amino-acid sequence MRRILALSVALLTATPSLAATCGNTSSGFETWKAQFAAEAANAGVGAKGLAALAATSYATKTIAADRNQKSFKYTLEKFMQVRGAPTIVKMGRARIAKNPSYYGNLEKRFGVDAEVIVAIHGMETAFGSNMGSANVLSAISTLAYDCRRSDFFSGHAMAALRLVDKGALSSSTKGAMHGEVGHTQFLTGNIETYGIDGDGNGVVDLTNLSDGLASTANFLAQKGWKTGQGYLEGQPNFSVIQDWNAAGVYQKAIAIMASQIAQ is encoded by the coding sequence ATGCGCCGCATCCTCGCCCTGTCAGTCGCCCTTTTGACCGCCACCCCGTCCCTCGCTGCCACCTGTGGCAACACGTCGAGCGGATTTGAGACATGGAAGGCGCAGTTCGCAGCCGAAGCCGCAAACGCAGGCGTGGGGGCCAAAGGCCTCGCCGCACTGGCGGCCACCTCCTACGCCACCAAAACCATTGCCGCCGACCGCAATCAAAAGAGCTTCAAATACACGCTCGAAAAATTCATGCAGGTGCGCGGCGCGCCCACGATCGTTAAAATGGGTCGCGCCCGTATCGCCAAAAACCCGTCATACTACGGCAACCTCGAAAAGCGGTTTGGCGTCGACGCCGAAGTCATCGTGGCAATCCACGGCATGGAAACAGCATTTGGCTCGAACATGGGCAGCGCCAACGTGCTCTCCGCGATCAGTACCCTCGCCTACGATTGCCGCCGGTCCGATTTCTTTTCTGGACACGCTATGGCCGCCTTGAGATTGGTGGACAAAGGCGCGCTATCATCATCCACCAAAGGGGCAATGCACGGCGAAGTCGGCCACACCCAGTTTCTAACGGGGAATATCGAAACCTACGGTATCGACGGCGATGGCAACGGCGTTGTCGATCTTACCAACCTATCTGATGGGCTTGCATCCACGGCCAATTTCCTTGCCCAAAAGGGCTGGAAAACGGGACAGGGATACCTTGAGGGCCAACCCAATTTCAGCGTCATTCAGGACTGGAACGCGGCGGGGGTCTATCAAAAGGCGATTGCCATCATGGCCAGTCAAATCGCCCAATAA